One Ranitomeya imitator isolate aRanImi1 chromosome 1, aRanImi1.pri, whole genome shotgun sequence DNA window includes the following coding sequences:
- the LOC138675527 gene encoding angiopoietin-related protein 3-like — MRGTCTLFSLLSSLCFLAPPIQGARADLSLYPQDEIRLLSEGLLQIGSGLKREFNHTKHQIKSIFQQLNHFNTSLAKLSGQVNQATKFGEELGQKTRNFEDNAKLYEMLAEISEELARLKEEESSLDNKIKPLESKIQTALDIRHERESVLNTSEILASIERQNMQIISLQAIVDSHQDKINSQEAKIQRLQKKAKSKSKKRRNLGARENSQD, encoded by the exons ATGAGAGGCACTTGCACGTTGTTCTCTTTGCTTTCTTCATTGTGTTTTTTAGCTCCTCCAATTCAGGGCGCTCGTGCAGATTTGAGCTTATATCCTCAGGATGAAATTAGACTACTCTCTGAAGGTCTTCTCCAGATTGGGTCTGGATTAAAAAGGGAATTCAACCATACAAAACATCAAATCAAAAGCATTTTCCAGCAACTGAATCACTTCAATACATCTCTGGCAAAACTCTCTGGACAAGTCAATCAAGCGACTAAATTTGGAGAAGAACTAGGACAAAAAACAAGAAACTTTGAAGATAATGCTAAACTGTATGAGATGCTTGCTGAAATTTCAGAGGAGCTAGCTAGGCTGAAGGAAGAAGAATCCTCACTGGACAACAAAATCAAGCCTCTCGAAAGCAAGATCCAAACTGCCCTGGACATAAGGCATGAGAGGGAATCTGTTCTCAACACCTCGGAGATTCTG GCATCTATTGAAAGGCAAAATATGCAAATTATTTCCCTTCAAGCAATAGTGGACAGTCACCAAGACAAAATCAATTCCCAGGAAGCTAAAATTCAAAGATTGCAAAAGAAG